The Halococcus saccharolyticus DSM 5350 genome contains the following window.
ACCCGCAACCACGAGCCAGCCAGTGGAGACGACCACCGCCAACGTGCCGAGACAGAGTGCGATGCCGACGGTTCCCGCCCTGACGGTTGGTCGAGCCCAGAGCCGACGGACGCGATCGGCATCCCGACCGGCGAGCGCCTCGAAGCCCACGGTTGATATAGCACCGACAAGGATCGCCGACGGCGAGACGTCGATCTCGCGGTTCCGAATGATCGCGATCGCAACCACGAGAACGGCTGCGGCGAGCGCTCCGTCAGCAAGCCTGGTCGGTGGATCCTGTGGTGTCGTCCGTTCGTCGGCCACGCCTGCTCGATTTCGAGAGATGCAGACAGAAAAGGTCGGGTCTCGAAGCGTTCAAGTGTGGTCCGGCGATACTCCGAAACGAAGTCCCGTGGTGTCTCGCCGAACGTAGTCGTTCGAAACGGCTTCGCCGTTTCGTGATGACGAAAGACGCTTCGCGTCTTTCGAACCATGAGGCGAGGCTCGGAACGCGAGCAAAGCGAGCGTTTCGGTGGTGAGCAAATCCGTAGGATTTGCGATCCTTGCGGGACGAGCGAACGAAGTGAGTGAAGTCCCGTGGTGTAGTGGCCAATCATATGGGCCTTTGGAGCCCATGACAGCGGTTCGAATCCGCTCGGGACTATTTGCTTCGTGGATGGCGCTCCGCTGTTCTACGATGGACGAATCTCTGTTAGGTCCACTCGATCTCGAACCCCCGGGCGTCGCAGCCACGACAGACCGCGCGGACCACGTCGAACGACCGACAGCACGAGTCGACGACCTCCTCATCCAGCTCTACCGAGTCGTCACACGCCGGGCACGTTTCGAGGAACAGCCGGAGACTGCCGAGGAGTTGGAGCCGCTCGACGGGTGTCAGTCGCTGCCACGATGACACGAACGACGGAACGACGTCGGTCGCGGCCACGTCGGCCACGATCGCCGCGTCGGAACTCCACTGTCCGACGGTCGCGTTATCGTGAAGTGCGACGACGTTACCGTCGATCGACTCGAACGTCAGCTCGTCGTCGGGATCGTCGATCGCCTCTTCGAGGCGTGTCGATCCCGGGTCGCGTTCTCGGACGAACTCGATCCGGTCGCGCCACGTCGTGCGAAACTCGGGCTGGAGACAGAGATCGTCCGCGTGTTCGCACGGGCCGATCACCCCTGCATCCACCAGGAGCTCTTCGGGCGAAAAGGATGCAGGGGTTGACGGCTGTGTCGGTGCCTTCCCGAACCGACGCAGCACCCGATCCGGGAGGTAACGCTTGGTCAGCGCCGGCGTGCCGGGAACGAGATATCCTCTGAGGTAGATGACGACGAGACAGCCCACGAGTACCGCCACCCCAGCGCCCGCAGTCCACAGTCCGATCGCAGCGCTCACCGCGATCGCGATTCCGACGTTGACCACTGTACACGGGAGACAGCGGTTCTCGCCGACGTGTTCCGGCTGCCGAAATCGGGAATGGAGCCCCATTGGTTCCCGTTACCGGGGCAGTCCAGTTCAATCGTGTGGTCGCTGTCGTGTACGTCATGGATGATTTGGTGGTAATTGCTCTAGTTGCTCCTATCGTCGTCGGCCGGTTCGATAGTGTCACGCGAGCCGTCGGTTCGAATCCGCTGGCCCATCTCGATTTCCTCAGTCGCCTTCGGTACTGACACAACGGCTGAAGTGAACCGTGTACGCTTAGATTACTCCCGGTGAGGTTGCTGGGGTTCGGGTTTGCTTCGAACTGCCGCGTTCGTGATGCCGGTGACGACGGTTTCGATCATCATGTTTCGGACGGCGGGATAGAGATCCTCGCCGATGTCCTCCTTGTGGAGCGCGAGAATGGCTGCTGAGTCGATGGTCGCGGCGATGATCTCGGGGTCACCCTCACGAATCGCCTCCGTCTCCTGCCACTCCCTGATGTAAGGCATGATGTAGCCGAGCTCTCGCGTTCGTTGTTCGAGGAACTCGTCTTCGGAATACAGGTGGCCCAACTGCTCCAGCTCGTCGTCGGCGAGCACCCGCTCGATCAGTGGATTCGTTTCCAATTCCTCGAAGAGAACGTGGAGGTACTCCCTGATCGCCTGCTCGGGATCGGACTGTTCTTCGAGCGGGGTGGTAGCACGCTCGTAGAACCGTTCGGTCTCGCGTTCGAGGACCGCGAGGTAGAGCTTTTCCTTCGAATCGAAGAACTGATAGAACGTGCTCGGCGCGATGTCCACAGGGGTAGTGAGGTCGGTCATCGTGGTCTTCTTGAGCCCGTAGCGCGCGAAGAGCTTCCGGCCCTCGTCGAGCAGTTCCTGTCTGATGTACGCCCGTCTTTCGTCGCTGAATCCTTTCATGGTGTGGTCGTCTACTGATGAAACCGCGGATACGATTCGATCTCTGGGATCGTTCGGTGCGTCCGATTCACTACAGATCCATCCGGGTGAATCGAAACTGGCTCACGATTACCAACACGATGGCGACCGCGAGCAGGAGTGCTGCGCCATCGAGGTTGTAGGCTCCATCGACGAGGATACCCGACGGATCGAAGTAACGCATCGGCGAGACGTTCCCGAGCCACTCGACGTCGGTCTCGACGACGAACGATTCGAGGAGCCACGCCGCGATGACGACCCCGAGCGCGGCACGGCCGGCGGTTCGTCCCCGGCCGACGACGACGCCCAGCAAGAGGCCGACCGCAGCCCAGCAGAGCAGGTACGGGATCGACAACGCGTGCAGCGCCGCGAGGTCGGCAAGCGCGATCGGTTCGTCGATGAGCACCGAGCCGCCGTACATCACGAGCGGGATAACGACGTTCAAAACGACGATAGGCACGAGCAGCGAGAAGTACTTCCCGAGCAGCACCTTCGTCCGCGAGATAGGGGCCGCCATCAGGGTGTCCATCCGGTCGTTTTTGATGTCGCCCGCGACGCTCCCGGCGGCGCTGTACGCGAGGTACGCGCCCAGCCCGACGACCCACGTGAAGGTGTAGAACTCGCCGCCGACGACCCCTTCGATCGAGTTGAAGTTCTCGAACCCCATCAGTGCGTTCATCGCGGGTGGCATCGCCTCGATGATGTCGTCGTATGCGCCCGTCGAGACGAGGTCGGGGGCGAGCGCGACGAACATCCCGCCGAACAGCGCGAAGATAACGGCGAGGACGCCCGTGATCCGGAGTCGTCGAACGCCCTCGAAGCGGATCACGTCGAGCATCGAGCCGGTGTGTCCCCCACGGTCGGCGGCTTCGGTTCCCGTCTGGGTGCTCATTGGACGTCCCTCCGTGCGAACCACGCGCCACTCGCGAGCAGGAACACGGCGGCAACGGCGAGTAAGATGGCCGCGCCCTCGTAGTTGTACTCGCTCGCCGTGAGAATGGTGACCGGGTCGTAGTAGCGCGTCGGCGAAAGCACTCCGAGCCAGTCGAGGTCCGTCCCGTCGGCCACCGTCTCGACGAGGAAGGTTGCGACGACCGCGCCGGCCGCGACACCCTCGGCGACGACGCGTCGCGGAGCGAGAACCGACGCCAGCATTCCGAATGCACCCCAGAGCAACAGGTACGGGACCGAGAGTGCGTGGACCGCGATCAGGTCGGCGGCCGCGATGGGTTCGTCGACGAGTTGGGTGCCGGCATAAACGACCACGAGCACGACGACGTTGATGACGATGATGGGCGTGAGCAGCGAGAGAAATTTTTCGAGGAGGACGCTCGTCCGCGAGACGGGGGCTGCCAACAGCGTGTCCATCGTCCCGTCGTCGATGTCGCCCGCGATGGAACTCGCGGCGCTGTAGGCTACGTAGATGGCCAACACGAGCAGCCAGCCGAACCAGTACAGTTCGAGCGCGATGAATCCCTCGATGGTCCCGATGACGTCGAGCTGCATCGCCTCGACGAGTGCCGGCGGGAACGTCTCGGTGAGCGCCGCGACGTCGAACTCGTCGAGCAGACCGGGCGCGATGAGGATCATCATGGCCGCAAACGCCGACAGCCCGATCGCGACGACCACAGAGCCGGTGAGCCGGCGTTCGGACTCGAAGCGCGCCGTCTCAAACATCGGCGGCCTCCGTGTTCCGGTCGTCGGTCCCGCCGCCGTCGCGATCGTCACCTCGCTCGTTCTCGACGCGCTCGACGGTTTCTTCGGGGTTGTGGTCGCCGTAGAAGCGCATGAAGACGTCCTCCAGCGGTGCCTCCTCGATGGTGAGGTCGAGCACATCGTAGTTCAGCAGGCGGCGGAGCAGCGGCTCGTAGGTGCCGGTGTAAGTGAACGAGACGGTCTTACTGTCCTCTCCTCCATCGGTCTCGGCGGTCGCGGGGCCGACGGACTCGCCACTCACGGTGACATCGTGTGCGCCCTCGATGGCGAACTCGTTGGCAGTCACCGAGTCGCCGAGGTTGGCCCGAACGACCTTGCCGGTGCGGTCGAGCAGCGACTCGATGTCTTCGAGTTCGACGAGGTGGCCGTTGCGGATGATGCCGATGCGGTCACACACTTTTCGGACCTCGCCGAGGATGTGCGAGGAGAAGAAGAAGGTCTTCCCTCGTTCCTGTTCGGCGCGGATGAACTCGAGGAACTGGTCCTGTTTGAGGGGATCCAGCCCCGACGTGGGTTCGTCCATGATCATGAGGTCCGGATCGTTCATGAACGCGAGCACGATGGCGAGCATCTGCTTGTTCCCCCGGGAGTAATCACCGACCCTGCGGTCGAGCGGCGGGTCGAACAGTTCGAGCAGTTCGTCGCTACGCACGTCGCCGCGAAGGGAGCCGTGGTACTCCAGAAGACGACGACCGGTGACGTTCTCATTGAACCCCGGCTCGCTCGGGAGGAATCCGATACGTGATCGCGCCTCGCGGAGCGCGCTTGCATCCGCAATATCGGCACCGAGGACCGTAGCGGACCCCTCGGTCGGGGACTGAAAGCCCATCAACGTCCGAATCGTGGTGGTCTTGCCCGCCCCGTTCGGGCCGAGAAAGCCGAACACTTCACCCTCCCGAACGTCGAAGGAGAGATCCTCGATGCCGCGGACATCCCCGTAGTACTTCGTCAGTCCGTTCGTTTGGATTGCAGCCATATTATTCTCTCATACATCTACACTCTATGAGTATATGAATACTCTGACCACAACGTTTTTGAATTTTTGAATTTTAGCTCTGACCGAACTGCGGCAGACGGAAGCTGCAGTTTGTGCGGAGTCTCCTCTCAGTCGTGATGCAAACCGATAACTGGAAGGTTGTAACAATAAATTCAACGCTGATGGGTTGGCACAGAATTGGCTCCGAGGAACGTTAGCCAAGTCATCTCGCTAGATGAATCAACCACCTATCATAAATGTCACATACATGTAGGTTCTGGTAGACACGTCGACGTATCCTCTTACCGTGTATTTCAGCACGCTCGTTACTCCCTCCGTAGTGATGGTGTCGCTCGGAGCGGATCTCTTCGAGCGAGTCGAGGCAGGACGAATCCCGGATGGTAGCGCTATCCATATCCACTCTCTGATGGATGACAACTACCGCTGAGAAGACTCTCGACGGGAACTCAGAGCGACGTACTTACTCATAGCCGATGTCGGACGTGAGTTCGGTCTTGCTACGCGTGAACGTTCCGGAGCCACGAGCGAGTTCATGTCCGTTGTCGTCGTAGGCGACCGATTCGGCGATGAGTTGGTTTGGATTATCGTTGACGACCTCGCCCTCAGCATGAATGGTTCCCTCTGAAACTGGGCGTTCGAAGTGGAGATTGAAGTTCGTCGTAAGGACGAAAACATCCTCGATAAGCGAGTTGGCCGCAAAGAAGGCGGCATCGTCAAGGGCCTTAAAGTAAATCGAGCCGTGAACGGCACCGAGTGGATGGTGGTACGATTCGGAGATCGGTAGCTTGAGGTCGGCCTCACCGTCACGAACCGCGAGGGTTCCGTCGCAGATACGGTTGATTTGTGCGTCTTCGTACATCCGTTCGAGCTTTCGGAAGTGTGCTTCGCTCACGTCTGTGGGAACTCGCGGAAGAACGATACCGATTTCGAACCTCGAAAACGAACTCCATCGATTAGACCGTTCGTGATGAGCGTGGTTGTGCCAAAAGAACGAACAGCGAGCGGCAACCGAGTCAACTACTCTGTATGTTCTCTATAGTCGCCACCATACTTCATGAACACGTAGGCGAGACCGAGCGTCGAGAGCATGAAACTCATCGTGGCGACGCCGAGGGTTTTCGCGCTGTTGGGAACAACGGGTCCTGAGGATTCCCCACCACTACTCGCGCCACCCTCCTGTACGATGATGGTGCCGACCATCCCGACGGCCTCGTGGGGTGCACAGTGGTAGGGGAACTCGCCGGTCTCTTCGAAGGTATGTTCGAAAGTGATACCGCTGCCCTCCTCCGGACTCCCGCTGTCGAACGCGCCGTCGTCGGCGACGACGTTGTGTGCGCCGCCCTCGCCGGTCCACTCCCAGACGACGGTGCCGCCGGGCGCGATGGTGGCTTCCTCGGGTCCGAAAGAGGTCCCCGATCCCGTACCGACTTCTACTGTCGTCGTCCCGCCGCCACCGCCCCCACTCGAACTGTTGCCTTCCTGTGCCGCCGCCGTCCCGCTCGTGCCTGCGACGGCCGCCGCCCCTGCTGCCGTCCGGAGGAACCCCCGGCGGCTCACTGGTCCGTCGGCGTCGGTTTCGCTCATGTGATCCCCTACCGGCTGGCGCGTACTGAACATTACGATGCACCTTTTTACTTCGTCGGGTGCGCTCGCTCCGCTCACGCATCACTCCCCGCAAAAATCTGCACCAAAAACACTCGCACACTCGCCTACGGCTCGTTCGCGGTACAACCCACTTGTCCACCGTACCACGACCGTAAACTGCACAATACCCCCGAACCCTCGGTCACTCACTTCGTTCTCGTGAGCGAAGCGAACGAGAGCTCGGAGCGCGCAGCGCGTGCTCCGGCGTTCGTGGCCTCGCCCTTCATCCGCCAGGCCCGCACCACAGCCGCCGCTCCAGAGCGCAACCATCCCGAAAAAGCGGTCGACTGTTGTCGTTTACGACGGCGCGACGGTGACCTGCTGGCCGCGGTCGATCGCACCCTCCAGCTCCTCCGCGATCGCGCTGCCCCGCGAGACCTGCACCTCGCCGCCCCGCGAGACGGTCGCAGTGAACAGATACTCGCCGTCGGCCTGGACCTCGACCGTCTCACCGGCGTAGCCGTCCATCGGGATCACGACGTGTCGGGACGTGATCTCGGGTGTGACGATCTCGCCCGCACCGCTCGATCCGCCACCGCTCCCGCCCCGACTGCCGCCACCGCCGCCACCGCTATTCGCGTTTCCCGACCGGCCGCCGCGACCGCCTGGCCGCTCGTCGAACGTCCGCACGTCGATGCTGATCCCGAGTCGGTTCTCGATGTCGGTGATCCGACCGCCACCCTTGCCGATCACCGTCGAGATGTCGGCCTCCTCGACGTAGACGACTGCGGTGTTCGCGCTCTTGAGCTCGACCTCGCAGTTGCCGCGCGCGACCGACCGGATCTCGCGTTCGATCTCCTGTTTCGCGATCCGGTCGACGCCGCTGTCGTCGTCCTCGCCACCGACGGGGACGGTGACGACCTGACGATTGAAACTGTAGATCTCGTACTCCGGACGCTGGGTCTCGAAGTCCCGAACCTGGATCACGGGCCGCGCGAGATCCTCCTCGGTGAGGCCCTCGGGGACTTTGACCTCGGTCCGAACGTCGTAGACGGTGTCGATCTCGCCCGCTTCGACGTACACCACGGTATCCACTACTTGTGGGATCATCCCGAGTTCGACCCGCCCGACGAGTCGGCCGAGCGCGTCGATCGCGCGAGTGGCGTGGACCACGCCGATCATTCCGACGCCAGCGAGGCGCATGTCCGCAAAGACCGAGAAGTCCTCGGTCTTCCTGACTTCGTCGTAGATGGTGTAATCCGGCCGGACCATCAGCAGCGAGTCCGCGGTATTCTCCATCTGCCCGTCGAGCTCGGTGTACTGAGTGATCTCGGGGCCGACCTGGAGATCGCGGGGCTTCTCCATCGTCTTGACCGAGAACGCCGAATCGGCGAGGAAACCCGCGACCGCACCCGCGAGCGTCGACTTCCCCGCGCCTGGCGCGCCCGCGATCAGGACGCCACGCTGGTGGTCGAGCAGTCGCTCACGGAGGTCGTCGGCGTACTCGTAATCGTCGAGTTCGGTCTCGACGATCGGCCGAACCGCGGTGATCTCCAACCCGTCGGCGAAGGGCGGCCGGGCGAGCGCGATCCGGTACTCCCCGAACTGGACGATCGTCATGCCGTTCCGATCGAGTTCGGTGAACCCGTCGCTCGACGCCCGCGTGGCGGTCTCAATCTCTGCGACCCACTCACGGAGATCGTCCTCGGTGAGCGGGTCGTCGCCGATGGTTTCGAAGCGCATCTCGCCGACTGCCCCGCGTTTCGCCATCGGTGCGACGCCGGTCTTGAGGTGGACGCTCATCGTCTCCTCGTCGAAAAAGTCCTCGATCGCGAGCTGTTCGGGTGCTTCCCCGCGGACTTCGGGATCGACGTACTCGACGTCGAGTTCTTTCGCGCGGGCGACCTCGCTTTGGACTTTGTCGCTCGTGAGCAGCGTGGCCCCCTTCTCCGCAGCGAGATCGCGGATCAGCGCGTCGACGGCCCCCTCGTCGGAAGCGTGGCGTTCGCCGTCGCCCGGCCGTCGGCCGACGTACTCGACTTCCACACTCCCCTCGTCGGCGAGTTCGGCGAGCCGTTGGAGCTCGGCGAGTCCGTCCCAGCCCGACTCGCGGCCGTCGTTGGCCTGGAATTCGAGTTCCGCGACGACCGCCTCGGGGACCGCAACGGTCTCCTCCTCGAACGCACCGCTCTCCACTCGTTCGGACACGCGCCCGTCGATAACCGCGCTCGTGTCCGGTACGACAGTCATGCGTGTCGTTCGGCCGGCAGGATCAAAAGGGTGTTCAAGCGCGGGCGGAAGGGCTTATGCCGTTTCTCGTGGATCGTGCTTCCATGGCTGCCGTCACGGATCTCACCCGCGACCTCGCTGCGATCCCGAGCCACGACGACGAGACCGATGCAGGTGACTTCATCGAGGCCTGGCTCCGAGAAGAGACCGACGCCGACGTGACCCGCGACGGGGTCGGAAACGTCATCGCACGTCGGAACACGAACCCCGACGCGAACGAGTCGGTCGCGCTCGTCGGCCACCACGACGTCGTGCCGCCCGACGAATCGCAGATTGCCAACGGCGAGTACGTCGTCGAGGAACGCGATGGCCGGCTCTACGGCCGGGGTGCGGCGGACATGAAGGGCGCGGTCGCGGCCGCGATGTGTGCCTTCCGCGACACCGACCCTACAGTGGAACTCGTCTTCGCGAGTTTCGTCGGCGAGGAGATCGGTGGCGAGGGCGCGCGCCACGCCATCGACGAGGGGTTCTCGCCCGACTACGCGATCGTCGGCGAGGGGACGACGGGCTACTCCGCGCCCGGAACGACTGACGTCGCGGTGGCACACAAGGGTCGGCGGGCGAGCACCATCACTGCCCACGGGACTGCGGCCCACGCGAGCGAACCCGAGGCCGGCGAGAACGCCGTCTACACCGCGTGCAAGGCGGTCGAGATGGTTTGCGAGATCGACGCACCATCCACCGACGTGTTCGGCGAGCGGGTACGGGGCAGCGTCGTCGTGACCGAGATCGAGGGTGGATCGGCGTGGAACGTCATCCCGGAATCGTGTTCGATCACCGTCGACGAACGGACGATTCCGGGCGAGCGCGCTCCGTTGGCGGCGGTCGAGGATTCGGGACGCGTCGAGTGGACGGTCGATCAAGACCTCCCGCCGATGGCGTGTGACGACGAGGCGTTCGCCGAGGCGGTGCGAGCGGCCGCCGCCGACGCCCAGGAGGGCGAGCCCGAACTCGTCACGAAACCCCACGCGACCGACGCTGGCTGGCTTGCCGAGGCGGGCGTGACCTGCGTGATCTGTGGGCCCGCCGAGCAGGGCGAGGCCCACACCAAAGACGAGAGCGTCTCGCTCGCCGTCCTCGATCGGTGTTACGAGACCTATCGCGGTGCGGTCGAGTCGATCGGCCGGTAGGCAAGAATTGATAGGGCGGCGCGCCGGGTGTCGGGTATGGCATCCGACGCCACGGTCGACGCCTACGACGAGCTCCTCGAACGCTACGAGCGGATTTCCAACATCCAGAGCGCAGCGGGCGTGCTGAGCTGGGATCAGGAAGTCATGATGCCCGACGGCGGCACGCCGGCGCGCTCGGCCCAGCGCTCGGCGCTGTCGGCGACGAGCCACGAACTCCTCGTCGAGGAGGACATGGAAGGGGCGCTCGAAGCGGCCGAGAGCGCGGACCTCTCGGGCGAGCAGGCTGCCGTCGTCCGGGAGATCCGCCGCCAGTACGACCGTGCGGCGCGCGTTCCAACGGACCTCGTCGCGGAGATCTCACAGACCACGAGCGAGGCGCTCCCGGTCTGGAAGGAGGCGAAAGCCGAGGACGACTTCGAGACGTTCGCGCCGATCTTGGAGGACTTGCTCGACCTCAAGCGCGAGTACGCCGACCACATCGATTCGAGCCGACCGCCCTACGAAGTGCTGTTCGAGGACTACGAACCCTACCTCGGGCTCGACACAGCCGAACGAATCCTCGACCGACTCCGTGAGGAGCTCGTCCCGCTGATCGACGAGGTGGGCGAGAGTGATGTCGAAATCGCCAGGCCGTTCGACGGAACGTTCGACGCCGACGCCCAGGAGGCGCTCGCGCGCGACGCGCTCGACACGCTCGGCTACGACTGGGAGCGAGGCCGGCTCGACACCGCGCCGCACCCGTTCTCGACAGGAACTCAGTTCGACGCCCGCGTGACGACGCGCTTCGACGAAGAGGACCCGCTGGGAGCGCTAACGAGCACGATCCACGAGTTCGGCCACGCGACCTACACTCTCGGGCTGCCCGACGACGAGTACGGAAGTCCGCTGGGCGAAAGCCGCAATCTCTCGGTCCACGAATCCCAGTCGCGGCTCTGGGAGAATCATGTCGGGCGGTCGCAGCCGTTCTGGTCGCTGTTCCTGCCGAAAGTCAAAGAGCGATTCTCGGGACTCGACGACGTCACCGCGCGGGACGCCTACGAGGCCGCAAACCGGGTGTACGACGACAACCTCATTCGCGTGGAAGCGGACGAACTCACCTACCACATGCACATCGTGCTCCGGTTCGAGATCGAGCGCGCGCTCATCGAGGGCGATCTCGACGTCCGCGAGGTGCCCCAGGTCTGGAACGACAAGATGGACGAGTATCTCGGAATCCGTCCCGAGACCGACGCCGATGGCTGTCTCCAGGATATCCACTGGTCACACGGTTCGTTCGGCTACTTCCCCACCTACTCGCTCGGCAGCGTGCTCGCCGCGCAACTGTACGAAAGCGCCGACGCCGCCATCGACGATCTCGACGACGACATCGAGAGCGGCGAGTTCGACGCGCTCCACGACTGGCTCACCACGAACGTCCACAGCCACGGTCAGCGCTACACCACGCCCGACCTGATCGAGGAAGCCACCGGCGAGGCGTTCACCGCCGACTATTTCCTCGATCATGCTACGGCAAAGTACGGCGCGCTGTACGATCTGTAGGACATCGAGATAGCGGCGATTTCTCCCTCGATTTCGACCGGATCACTCTTCCGTTCCGGGCCTCCTTACTGTCCGTCGTCGTTCTGCCACGTCGTTCGCGGTAAGCGTTAGCACCGACCACCAGAGCTATAAGATTGGTGCGTCATACCGTAGCATGTATGGCGACCGCACCCAACGACGCCGACGCTGACGTCGACGAGTTCCTCGCGCAGCGCGGCCACGAAACCGGATCGCCGGGATGGGGAGAGAGCTACAACAAAAAGCAGTGCCCGGACTGCGGTGGGCTTCACGAGTCCGACGCGAGCACCTGTACGGTGTGTGGCTGGACGCCGCGATCGGCCTGATTCTGGGATTCGACCGCTCGACGCCGCGACGAAGCCGGTAAGTG
Protein-coding sequences here:
- a CDS encoding TetR/AcrR family transcriptional regulator, whose amino-acid sequence is MKGFSDERRAYIRQELLDEGRKLFARYGLKKTTMTDLTTPVDIAPSTFYQFFDSKEKLYLAVLERETERFYERATTPLEEQSDPEQAIREYLHVLFEELETNPLIERVLADDELEQLGHLYSEDEFLEQRTRELGYIMPYIREWQETEAIREGDPEIIAATIDSAAILALHKEDIGEDLYPAVRNMMIETVVTGITNAAVRSKPEPQQPHRE
- a CDS encoding ABC transporter permease subunit, translated to MSTQTGTEAADRGGHTGSMLDVIRFEGVRRLRITGVLAVIFALFGGMFVALAPDLVSTGAYDDIIEAMPPAMNALMGFENFNSIEGVVGGEFYTFTWVVGLGAYLAYSAAGSVAGDIKNDRMDTLMAAPISRTKVLLGKYFSLLVPIVVLNVVIPLVMYGGSVLIDEPIALADLAALHALSIPYLLCWAAVGLLLGVVVGRGRTAGRAALGVVIAAWLLESFVVETDVEWLGNVSPMRYFDPSGILVDGAYNLDGAALLLAVAIVLVIVSQFRFTRMDL
- a CDS encoding ABC transporter permease subunit encodes the protein MFETARFESERRLTGSVVVAIGLSAFAAMMILIAPGLLDEFDVAALTETFPPALVEAMQLDVIGTIEGFIALELYWFGWLLVLAIYVAYSAASSIAGDIDDGTMDTLLAAPVSRTSVLLEKFLSLLTPIIVINVVVLVVVYAGTQLVDEPIAAADLIAVHALSVPYLLLWGAFGMLASVLAPRRVVAEGVAAGAVVATFLVETVADGTDLDWLGVLSPTRYYDPVTILTASEYNYEGAAILLAVAAVFLLASGAWFARRDVQ
- a CDS encoding ABC transporter ATP-binding protein, with the protein product MAAIQTNGLTKYYGDVRGIEDLSFDVREGEVFGFLGPNGAGKTTTIRTLMGFQSPTEGSATVLGADIADASALREARSRIGFLPSEPGFNENVTGRRLLEYHGSLRGDVRSDELLELFDPPLDRRVGDYSRGNKQMLAIVLAFMNDPDLMIMDEPTSGLDPLKQDQFLEFIRAEQERGKTFFFSSHILGEVRKVCDRIGIIRNGHLVELEDIESLLDRTGKVVRANLGDSVTANEFAIEGAHDVTVSGESVGPATAETDGGEDSKTVSFTYTGTYEPLLRRLLNYDVLDLTIEEAPLEDVFMRFYGDHNPEETVERVENERGDDRDGGGTDDRNTEAADV
- a CDS encoding PaaI family thioesterase, which produces MYEDAQINRICDGTLAVRDGEADLKLPISESYHHPLGAVHGSIYFKALDDAAFFAANSLIEDVFVLTTNFNLHFERPVSEGTIHAEGEVVNDNPNQLIAESVAYDDNGHELARGSGTFTRSKTELTSDIGYE
- a CDS encoding plastocyanin/azurin family copper-binding protein, translated to MSETDADGPVSRRGFLRTAAGAAAVAGTSGTAAAQEGNSSSGGGGGGTTTVEVGTGSGTSFGPEEATIAPGGTVVWEWTGEGGAHNVVADDGAFDSGSPEEGSGITFEHTFEETGEFPYHCAPHEAVGMVGTIIVQEGGASSGGESSGPVVPNSAKTLGVATMSFMLSTLGLAYVFMKYGGDYREHTE
- a CDS encoding PINc/VapC family ATPase, with the protein product MTVVPDTSAVIDGRVSERVESGAFEEETVAVPEAVVAELEFQANDGRESGWDGLAELQRLAELADEGSVEVEYVGRRPGDGERHASDEGAVDALIRDLAAEKGATLLTSDKVQSEVARAKELDVEYVDPEVRGEAPEQLAIEDFFDEETMSVHLKTGVAPMAKRGAVGEMRFETIGDDPLTEDDLREWVAEIETATRASSDGFTELDRNGMTIVQFGEYRIALARPPFADGLEITAVRPIVETELDDYEYADDLRERLLDHQRGVLIAGAPGAGKSTLAGAVAGFLADSAFSVKTMEKPRDLQVGPEITQYTELDGQMENTADSLLMVRPDYTIYDEVRKTEDFSVFADMRLAGVGMIGVVHATRAIDALGRLVGRVELGMIPQVVDTVVYVEAGEIDTVYDVRTEVKVPEGLTEEDLARPVIQVRDFETQRPEYEIYSFNRQVVTVPVGGEDDDSGVDRIAKQEIEREIRSVARGNCEVELKSANTAVVYVEEADISTVIGKGGGRITDIENRLGISIDVRTFDERPGGRGGRSGNANSGGGGGGSRGGSGGGSSGAGEIVTPEITSRHVVIPMDGYAGETVEVQADGEYLFTATVSRGGEVQVSRGSAIAEELEGAIDRGQQVTVAPS
- a CDS encoding M20 family metallopeptidase, whose product is MAAVTDLTRDLAAIPSHDDETDAGDFIEAWLREETDADVTRDGVGNVIARRNTNPDANESVALVGHHDVVPPDESQIANGEYVVEERDGRLYGRGAADMKGAVAAAMCAFRDTDPTVELVFASFVGEEIGGEGARHAIDEGFSPDYAIVGEGTTGYSAPGTTDVAVAHKGRRASTITAHGTAAHASEPEAGENAVYTACKAVEMVCEIDAPSTDVFGERVRGSVVVTEIEGGSAWNVIPESCSITVDERTIPGERAPLAAVEDSGRVEWTVDQDLPPMACDDEAFAEAVRAAAADAQEGEPELVTKPHATDAGWLAEAGVTCVICGPAEQGEAHTKDESVSLAVLDRCYETYRGAVESIGR
- a CDS encoding carboxypeptidase M32; its protein translation is MASDATVDAYDELLERYERISNIQSAAGVLSWDQEVMMPDGGTPARSAQRSALSATSHELLVEEDMEGALEAAESADLSGEQAAVVREIRRQYDRAARVPTDLVAEISQTTSEALPVWKEAKAEDDFETFAPILEDLLDLKREYADHIDSSRPPYEVLFEDYEPYLGLDTAERILDRLREELVPLIDEVGESDVEIARPFDGTFDADAQEALARDALDTLGYDWERGRLDTAPHPFSTGTQFDARVTTRFDEEDPLGALTSTIHEFGHATYTLGLPDDEYGSPLGESRNLSVHESQSRLWENHVGRSQPFWSLFLPKVKERFSGLDDVTARDAYEAANRVYDDNLIRVEADELTYHMHIVLRFEIERALIEGDLDVREVPQVWNDKMDEYLGIRPETDADGCLQDIHWSHGSFGYFPTYSLGSVLAAQLYESADAAIDDLDDDIESGEFDALHDWLTTNVHSHGQRYTTPDLIEEATGEAFTADYFLDHATAKYGALYDL
- a CDS encoding HVO_0416 family zinc finger protein, with product MATAPNDADADVDEFLAQRGHETGSPGWGESYNKKQCPDCGGLHESDASTCTVCGWTPRSA